From the Lolium rigidum isolate FL_2022 chromosome 2, APGP_CSIRO_Lrig_0.1, whole genome shotgun sequence genome, one window contains:
- the LOC124689053 gene encoding uncharacterized protein LOC124689053: MKEKLLIRMTILLPFFIQAIGGCGVKSIKQGENTSRVLTSYQVNKTILVEGGDVYDCIGVNVQPAFDHPLLKDHKIQMEPSSLPLRTYTDFPSKNAMPQVQLPIIECPTGTIPILRNNRRDHMAEKTIDEVISNDVQQEVATIEYLDELYGTRAKINVYEPMVKTNSKDISGATIQIHKGTRGRRDGIGAGSWVYPSYSGDNYARFHVYWDHGPPITTCVDHDCRAFVQVSQSVGLGGRIQPISIYNGPQYEIDVLIFKDPKTNNWWVAYGEKNTPIGYWPSSLFQYMKDKGEFALWGGFVKGPTASMDSPQMGSGHFASEGFGKASFMKNIQIVDKTNKLVSPNVHSAHPGGTNFSKYTTDDYGHNKYGLHMYYGGPGDFV; encoded by the exons ATGAAAGAAAAACTACTGATTAGAATGACCATTCTCTTGCCATTTTTTATTCAAGCCATTGGAGGATGTGGAGTTAAATCTATCAAACAGGGGGAAAATACTAGCAGGGTCCTCACGAGTTATCAAGTTAATAAGACTATTCTG GTTGAAGGTGGAGATGTATACGATTGCATTGGTGTGAATGTACAACCAGCCTTTGACCACCCATTGCTGAAAGACCACAAAATTCAG ATGGAACCAAGTTCTCTCCCACTGAGAACATACACAGATTTTCCATCGAAGAATGCCATGCCACAAGTACAGTTGCCTATCATTGAGTGCCCTACAGGAACAATTCCAATATTGCGTAACAATAGAAGGGACCACATGGCAGAAAAAACCATTGATGAAGTGATTAGCAATGATGTACAACAAGAG GTAGCAACAATCGAATATCTGGATGAGTTATATGGAACACGCGCTAAAATAAATGTTTATGAGCCAATGGTGAAGACAAATAGTAAGGAtatcagtggagcaaccatacagATTCACAAGGGAACACGGGGTCGTCGAGATGGGATAGGTGCTGGTTCTTGGGTATATCCAAGCTACAGTGGTGACAATTATGCTAGGTTTCATGTTTATTGG GATCATGGCCCACCAATCACAACTTGCGTGGATCATGATTGTCGTGCTTTCGTGCAAGTTAGCCAAAGTGTTGGTCTCGGAGGAAGAATACAACCGATTTCTATCTATAACGGACCACAATATGAAATAGATGTTCTAATCTTTAAG GATCCAAAGACTAATAATTGGTGGGTGGCTTATGGTGAAAAAAATACACCAATCGGATATTGGCCGAGTTCGCTCTTTCAATACATGAAAGACAAGGGTGAATTTGCATTATGGGGTGGATTTGTTAAAGGCCCAACAGCATCGATGGATTCTCCACAAATGGGTAGTGGTCATTTTGCTTCAGAAGGCTTTGGAAAAGCATCATTTATGAAGAATATCCAAATTGTAGATAAGACCAATAAGCTTGTTTCCCCTAATGTTCATAGTGCACACCCAGGCGGTACCAATTTTTCCAAATATACTACAGATGACTATGGACACAATAAATATGGTCTACATATGTACTATGGTGGACCCGGTGATTTTGTTTGA